AAATTTGAAAAGTTTTCCCTTTATCCCACAATGCCAGGCTTTCCTCTATCTCTGCGTGTGTGATCAGTTCTCTTAACAGACTTCCCCATAGATTATTTTCAGAGGCGTTTAATATTTTTTTCTTTGTCAGTAAGCATAGTAGCGAGTGCACATATACCTTATAACCTGAATTAAAAAGGATGTTGATGAAAAAAATTAAAATGTCATCGAAAGATTTTCTAAGAGGAGGCAGACAAGTTAGTAATTTTTCATTTTCAAAGAGAGGTTCAGCCGACTTTAAAAAATCGTAAATCATTTGAGGAGAATGCTCTTTTAAAATCAAAGACATCTCTAAAAACAATTTCAAGCAATTATCGACTTCTTTCCAGGTCGAAAGATGAACATCTCTAAAGACTTCTAAAGCTAAATGGATGTTAGAGGGCATTAGTAGCCGGGTTAAATGCATCGAATTTATCTTCGATCTGTCTAGATTCCAAACGTCTACAGCAAGACGTTTAGGACGTTGATCGCCGATTGAAGCTAAAGTTTCAATCCAAGCAGAGAAATAGTTTTCTTGAGCATGTAAATTTCCAAAAAGTTTTGTAGAGAGATTTGCCCACGGCTCAATTGCTGAGTAAGCCAAGATATTTTCAAGTTGAAATTCTAAAAACTGTTTCCCCTCTTCATGACTCAACTGATGCACGGTTGGAAACCACTTGATAAGTGTTTGAAGATCAGCGGCTGTCGGATTGCATGTTTGGCATGCTGCTAATAAGTTGTAATTTAGGATCATTTCAAATGCACTTTTAGCAGATGCTTGTTTACAGATTTCGTCTAATAAAGGAATTAATAAGATTTCCATGTGCTTGACATAGCTAGAAAGCTGGGAGCCTTGTGAAGGAACAAAATAATTCTTCGGCAAATAAACTCGAAAAACGTTTTCCAAATAGCGATCGATTTTTTCCTCTTTTGATAAGAGTTCTAAGCAGATTTTGTAACCCTTTATTGGATCAAATCGAACAAATATCGATTTGATGCCTTCTTGGATCTTAATAGCAGGAATCCCTTCATACTTAGTTAAAAAAACCTTCATCATAGGATTTTGAAACTGCGGATTTTTAACACCGAGAGCCAGCAAGGCAAAGCACTGATGAATTTGCATCACATCAAGAAAAGAAATTCCCAATCGTACACCCTCATCAATCAAAGAAAAGGCCGAAAAAGAATCTTGGTGACAAGGATGGGAAAGAATGCTTTTATAAAAGGTATTTAAAGTTTTTCCGGAAACGTGTTCGCTAAGACACAGACAAGCATTACTAGCCATTGCAATGGCCATTTTCTCATCCCCTGGACAATGGTTTTTCAAATAATGTGAAATTTGAAGGGCATTTGTAAGTGTGATCTCTTCTGTTTTTCCCTTGATAAACCGATCGACAATTTGCCACGATAAACTTTTTCTCCCTTTCGCATCTTGTTGTGAATATTTGACACCGAAACCGTAATCTCGCCTTCCCATCGAAATCAGGGAAATGAGTTTGGAAAAGCTGTGTTTATTCAATTTTTCTAAATCGTGAATGTGCAAAATTTTTGTATAAAAATCAAAAAGTCCTTGTAAACCATCATCTGAAATCGTTTCACCATTTCGGATATAATGACCTCCACTCGGACAAATGAATCGGCTTTGTTTAAGCTTTTTGATTACTCCATCTCTTAAAAAATGATTAAGCGATATTTTTAATTCAGATTCTAAAAAACAGGCATCTGGAATAAGAACAAACGACAGATCACAATCAACTTCCTTTGAAATCCCGGAATTTGAAACATCGTATTTGTTCACCCAAGAAATTAATGAAAATTGGGAGTCGACAACATGAAAATGCTTTAAGCTCCTGCTTTGAACCCACTCTTTATACCGGGCATCTTTCACTTGAGTTTGTAGAAAGTTTACAACTTCTCTAGTAGATGCTTTTAAAATATTTTTGTTTTTCTGGTTTATAAAAATAAATTGATAGTCATCATCACAGTCTTTCTTTTGAAGTTCAGATAGTGTGTCTTCATCCAAATTTATTAATGGGTCTTTTGTAAAAAGTCTTAAGATTTTTACAAAGTAAGCTTCTCCAAGTATCTTCTTTTTTACCCCGCTTCCTATATAGGAAATCTGGATTTCATGAGCTTCTAAGTTTTGAACAATGTGACCAAACAGTGTAGTCATAGTAAATTTTTTAAAATCTAGCCCACGCACTTGTATTTGACAATTCAGCTGATCAAAAAGAGCTTTTAGTTCATTCGTTTCAAGAACCAAATCTGCGTAATTAAAATCTGTATGATATGCATAAGTAACCCATCCATACATGTCAATTCTACCCAAGCTTTTAAAAATCGCGATCATTTGATCGGCCGGAAGTTCGCAAGGTTCAAAATCGTGATAATGATCTTTAGGAACAACGGTAGATTCCTGATGACTGTCGGGAATATTTGAGTATTCATGTACAGGCGGTATTTTGGTAAATTGAGCAGCATCAAAAAGAGCTTGCACAGCTGGAATGAAAGGATTCATAGAAATAGTTAAAATAAAGTTGATTAAAAGTGCTTAATTAAGTTGTTAAATGAGAAAAATTGTATAATCATGCTTTGGCATATTTTTTCAAAAAAATAACAACAAACACAAAAAACATCAATGCTAATAAACTAATCTTAACACGCATTACACACACAAATATTTTTATAAATTAAAGCGTGACACTTTTTGCTGATCTCAATGTTTACTAAGTCATAAAAATAATTTCCTTTATTTACCGAGATATTAGGAGATAGCCAGATCTTTTAATTTTGCTTGCGTCCTCAATTCATCTCTGCTATGCTACAATCTTTTTAATTTAATTAATTTTAGTTTAATGAACGAATCCTCTCTTCCCCAAAAAACATTTAAGATCGCAACTTTAGGTTGCCGAACGAATCAATATGAATCGCAAGCCTATCAAGATCAATTAATTGCGCTAGGATATCGCCCCGCAAGAGAAGACGAAGAAGCAGATGTCTGCATCGTCAATACATGCACAGTAACTGAAACAGCTGATTTACAAAGCAAACATGATGTCCGACAATTGTCGAAAGAGAATCCACAAGCAAAAATTGTAGTGACCGGCTGTGCAGCTGAGCAAAATGCTCAAATCTTTGCCTCTATTAAAGGTGTTGAACACGTCGTTCTTAACAAAGAGAAAGATCAGCTCGTTCAAACCCTCTTTCCCGAGGAAGATGTTCCTGAATTTTCAATCAAAAATTTTGATGCCCACACAAGAGCCTTCGTGAAAGTTCAAGATGGCTGCAATGAATTCTGCACTTATTGCATTATCCCTTACGTGAGAGGGCGCTCTCGTTCTCGTACCATTCCTGAAATTATCGATGAAGTCAAGGACCTCATTTCCAATGGGTTTAAAGAGATTGTTTTAACAGGAATTAATATTGGCGATTTTGATGGAAACCCAGCCGAAGGAATGCCTCCTCATCGCTTAGTTGATCTTGTCAGAGCCGTCGATCAAGTTCCTGGCCTAAAACGCTTGCGTATCTCCTCAATTGACCCCGACGAAATTGATGATGAACTGGCAGATGCTGTTTTAAACGGAGCTAAAACATGTCATTCTATGCATATTGTTCTGCAATCAGGTTCTAATGTTGTTTTAAAGCGTATGAATCGCAAATACACACGACAAATCTTTTTAAATACGATTGATCGCCTTCGTCAAGCAAACCCCAACTTTACTTTTACAACGGATATCATTGTCGGCTTTCCGGGTGAGACTGAAACAGATTTTGCAGAAACTATGGAAATCATGCAGGAAGTGCAATTTGCTAAAGTACACATGTTTCCCTATAGCGAACGTAAACGCACACGTGCAGCCCTTATGCCTAATAAAGTTCCTCCAGATGTCATTAAAAAACGTAAACAGGAACTGTTGCGTTCTGCTGAACATCAAGCTTACTTATTACGAGAACGTTTCGTTGGTCAAAGAATGACTGTTCTAACTGAATCTGGCCACATTTCTCGTCCCGGCGAAATATCTGGCCACACCGAAAACTTTTTGAATGTTTGGATCACAGGGGATTTTCAATCAAATGAGCTTATCGAAGTTGATTTAGTTGAAAACACACCACAAGGCCTTATTGGAAAATTTGTACGCAAAGTCTAATCACATGAAAATTTCTATTGCTGAACGTTTACGCCCTTTTTCACACCTTCCTGGCACCTATTGCCTACTTCCTCGCACCTCCTTGCGATTTCATATTTTTCCAACTTGCATACAAATTGATTCTCTCGCAAGTGCTTCCCCCCAATCGATCGGGCATGTAAATTTACATTTAACAGGTCCTGTGGAAGATTTTACAGTTCAGCAAGATTTGGAAAAGGGAGAAATAAAAGTTTGGGGACACGCCATCGAAGGGTACTTTGAATATCATATCTTTATTGAGAATGATTCGATTCAAATCATTCAGACAAGAGGCTTTGAATTAAAATTTTCCCCTTCATTTGATTGCCAATCGGAAACAAATAAGATCACATTCAATTGCCCAGATCAAGTTAATCAGGCTTCTTCTTTAGAAAGACTCTCACTTGGCAATCATAAAGCACAGGACTGGGATTTGGTTAAAAGACGGGCAAATTTTACTGAAATTTTTCCCCATTGGTTTCGACTCGCTTCTTTACTTCCTTCACTGAATCTAAACGAAGACCAAACCCCTTCTTTATTGCTGAATTGCGAAAATGCGGTTCATCAACATCCCCCTGAAAAAATTCTGGAAGCATTTTACCCTCTTTTTGCTGCCGGATTGGAAGGCATTCTCTCTCCCCGTTCGATCGATTCTGAACACCAAGGGTTTAAGCTGCCGCCCGTTTCTGCCAACATTTCTCCCCTTCAGATTTTGACCAAGGGAGCTCAGTTCATTCGCTCTCTTTTTTTAAAGGTTGAACAAAACACCCTTTCTTTACTGCCCGCCCTACCCCCGGAGTTTCACAGTGGAAG
Above is a window of Parachlamydia acanthamoebae DNA encoding:
- the mtaB gene encoding tRNA (N(6)-L-threonylcarbamoyladenosine(37)-C(2))-methylthiotransferase MtaB; translated protein: MNESSLPQKTFKIATLGCRTNQYESQAYQDQLIALGYRPAREDEEADVCIVNTCTVTETADLQSKHDVRQLSKENPQAKIVVTGCAAEQNAQIFASIKGVEHVVLNKEKDQLVQTLFPEEDVPEFSIKNFDAHTRAFVKVQDGCNEFCTYCIIPYVRGRSRSRTIPEIIDEVKDLISNGFKEIVLTGINIGDFDGNPAEGMPPHRLVDLVRAVDQVPGLKRLRISSIDPDEIDDELADAVLNGAKTCHSMHIVLQSGSNVVLKRMNRKYTRQIFLNTIDRLRQANPNFTFTTDIIVGFPGETETDFAETMEIMQEVQFAKVHMFPYSERKRTRAALMPNKVPPDVIKKRKQELLRSAEHQAYLLRERFVGQRMTVLTESGHISRPGEISGHTENFLNVWITGDFQSNELIEVDLVENTPQGLIGKFVRKV